The genomic stretch ATTTTAAATCCAACATGACAGTTCTGGATTAAGGGAGTCACTCTTCTTATATGTCTTCCCAGTCTGGATTTTGAAGCGGCTGCCTTTTTGCTTCCTAATGATGCTAGCTTATCGAAACTAGAAATAATCTTATATAATCACTGATGCCTTGACTCATTTGTATGtctctgtatttttaaactttttatctttcattacCAAATGACTGCTTTCTGATACCCAGGCCTAGGCTTAAATACTGGCATAGATGGAGAGAACAGTTGCCACTCAACTCAGAGATGGAGTAGACACCCAAAGAATTGCAGTTCTTAAGCCTTAGGAGAAGCGGGAGAAatgggccaggtgccgtggctcacgcctgtaatcccagcactttgggaggccgaggtgggcgaatcaagaccagcctggccaacatggtgaaacctcgtctctaatgaaaatacaaaattagccgggcatggtggagggcgcctgtaatcccagctactctggagactgagttgtgagaatcacatgaacccgggaggtggaggttgcagtgagccaagatcacgccattgcactccagcctgggcaaaaagagtgaaactccgtctcaaaaaaaaaaaaaaaagaagattgctACATGCATGGAGTGGGGAAAATTGTGGTAGAAAAAAGGTAAACTTGGTTTggagaataaacatttattaagcattttcaCTTGACCAGCTCTAAGCTAGGAAGATTACATATAGTGtgtctttaatatttaatatgtacagCCATTATTATGTATGTTGTAAACATCTGTCAGAAGTTATAATTCCAAAAGTAAACTCTAAGCAACAGctttttcaaagtatatttttcatGTAGCACATTTCATTAGCTCATGAAAAAGGTTATTTctccaaaatgtataaaaatgtaaaatgaacaaTGGCCGTTCATCAGAAACAGCAAGTGACAATAAGCTCTCCAAGGAGCACTTCTTTCCAACACTCGACTTCTGGAGGTTGAAATTCAAGGTGCTTAGGACAGCCAAGTTGGTAGGCATTGGCCAATGTCTTGGGAAATTTGACTTTTTGCAACCGGATTATAAAACAAGGCTTTCCTTTTGATTTGCTTAATCTGCCATTTTACTCAATGTTATGGCTttgccatttcttcttcttccgtttaaatgaatttcttttaaatcGCTTCTGGTTGCTGTTGCCCAGATGACAGGTGTagagttgattttgtatttttttttgttttgagacagactcgctgtgtcacccaggctggagtgcagtggagcaatctcagctcactgcaacctctgcctcctgggttcaagcgattcttctgcctcagcctcctgagtagctgggattataggcgcctgccaccacgcccatgtaggccaggctggtctcaaactcttggtctcaagtgggccgcccacctcggcctcccacagtgttgggattacaggcgtgagccactctacCCAGCCAAAAATTCTTTTCTGAACAGAGACTAATGTCAGTAGATGTAAGACAAACCACAAATGGtgggaaaatgaggaaaaaaagtgCTCCCAAATATCTGTTTTTAGTTCGCGTCACTTGCTGATATTTACTAATTGttaattcttttcctctttttttttttagtggccaCGGATGTCTTTAATTCCAAAAACCTGGCCGTTCAGGCACAAAAGAAGATCTTGGGTAAAATGGTGTCCAAATCCATTGCCACCACCTTAATAGACGACACGAGTAGTGAGGTGCTGGATGAGCTCTACAGAGTGACCAGGGAGTACACCCAAAgcaagaaggaggcagagaagatCATCAAGAACCTCATCAAGACAGTCATCAAGCTGGCCATTCTTTATAGGAATAATCAGTTTAATCAAGATGAGCTAGCATTGATGGAGAAATTTAAGAAGAAAGTTCATCAACTTGCTATGACCGTGGTCAGTTTCCATCAGGTGGATTATACCTTTGACCGGAATGTGTTATCCAGGCTGTTAAATGAATGCAGAGAGATGCTGCACCAAATCATTCAGCGTCACCTCACTGCCAAGTCACATGGACGGGTTAATAATGTCTTTGATCATTTTTCAGATTGTGAATTTTTGGCTGCCTTGTATAATCCTTTTGGGAATTTTAAACCCCACTTACAAAAACTATGTGATGGTATCAACAAAATGTTGGATGAAGAAAACATATGAGCACATGAGTTAAGATTGTGACTGATCATGATTTATTTGAAGATGGAGCACTGCTGatttatgaaggaaaaaagaagaattttctaAAGATTACACATATTTCAGAAAGACTTTGCCGAAATCAATTGTCAGACGTAATGATTTATTTGAAGgcttgttttatttgaagaaaagcaTATTGCCAAAAATTCTGGTTAAAAGCTTCCTAACGGGTAACAGACCATGGGAGGGATATGTGGTTGGGTAATGCAAATGCagttatacaaagaaaaatacagatgtcTCCAGAACTGAGGACTTTTTAATAGGGCATTTGTTGTGTTGGTGGCACATTGGATATTTCTAACATGTACAAACCTATGTATTTtgatttactttcatttattgctATGTGTATGTACTTTTCTTAAAATGCGAAGAACTTTCTCTTGCTATCATTGCTCTTTTTGAAACAATTCAGTTTTCATGTCTACAGCTGACTGTTTTGTTAAAGATTGAGTCATTGACATTCAGGATTTAAGTCTGATGTAGTCAacccttggggaaaaaaaaacggCTTATCTGAAATCAGTAGTGTGGAAATGAACTAtattagctattatgaataatgtccAATATAAGAATATGCTTCTGGAATTGAGTTCTTTTAAGTACCAATGATACttaaatttttcagaaatgtaATGGTGTGTCATTGCCTTGAAATGCTTGCTTAGGGCTTCTTTTATGTTATCTTAAAATGTGCTggtgaattttccattttttacatCCATTTCACATGTAAGAGACAAAAAAATCTAGGTCTTGATATTGAGATAATAAAAAGTAAGTAGCATTAAGAAAGGCAACAAtcttcatttttacagatgaactCACTGAAACAATTTAGGGGAATGAGGGGCAAAAGTGGAGAAATGATATTGCTAAAGAACATGAGCATAAAAATGAGTGCATTTCAGTGTTTAAGAAGGTTTGataaagaatgtcacttttttatttaactgataagatttttgttattttttactttgatgagtaaacaaaaaaaatttgcatttcaagCAGTTTGTGTggtatttctatataattttctGTGTGTAAATAATAAAGTgggcatttgtttattttgtaaaaaagaatgaaaatctgCTGGCCAGCTATGTCCTCTAGGAAATGAAATGACAGACCCAGCCACCAGCAATAAATATTTCCATTGTCACTgtgtctatgttttttttttgagtctcgctctgtcatctaggctagaatgcagtggcacgattttggctcactgcaacctctgcctcccgggttcaagcgattctcctgcctctgcctcccaagtagatgggattacaggcatgcaccaccacacccggctaatttttgtatttttagtccagatggggtttcaccatgttgcccaggctggtcttgaactcctgaccacaagtgatctgcctgcctcggcctcccaaagtgttgggattacaggtgtgagccactgtgtctatGATTTAGTGTACTCTCTTGCCTTAAATTTGCCTGCCTCCCAGAGTATTgacattaaaataatagtttacCAGGAAAGGTTCCACAACTAAAAATTCCAGAAGTTGAGATCTCTAACCCATTTCAGCCTAGAGAGGGTGGTCAGTTTCTCTGACACCCTCATTTGCTTGGCTAAGACAAGCAGCAAAGGTGTAGAGTTTCTTCCTGTTTGATACTAAATCCTGACACTGAGATTTGAACTGAAAGTATGATTCTCACTTCTAGAGCCAGTAGGTGATCAGTATATGCTGTAACAATAACATAGTGACTACAGAAATGACCCTTCTAGCTTCATAACTTGCTAAGTGGCTTATAAATGGAATTCAGCAGCCTTCCTTGACCAGCTGTTTTCCTCACATGTGAACGCTGAGAATGTGATGGGGGGTGTGAGCTACTGACTGGATGTGTTCTGTTCTTCAGATCTCACAAAGCAGAGGTATGGGAAACGAAGGCCCTGGGCAGTCGGTGGATGCTTCTTGCTCATCTCTAGCTATAGACAGGATCAACCAGAGAGAGAAAACGTATGGAGGGGGAAATCTGGGTCTCTCTGGAGACACTGGATCATAGAGTTGTGCCAGCAGGCTAGCAATCAAATATGCATGGGATGGGGGGAGCAATGCTTCATCTCCCACAGAGGGAAGGCAGTGAGGAGCAGACTGAAGGAGGGAATCTTGTTTGCTACCATTTCTCAGCATTTTCTGGAGGGGACTCATCTCCTTAACAGTGCTGTGCCTCAAAAGCATGCCTTGGACGGATCAGGTCCAAAGTCGTGATTAGCAAGTTCATTTCTAATACAATAGGACTCCCCTCGAGCATTTAGGGTGGCAAGGAGCGTGGGAGCTGGGAAGAATCCCCATGTGCTTAGGGTAGATAAATCTGAGCCAAGTTAATACTAATTTGGGGGTCCTATGAACCTTTTTATGAAATAGTATCTgttcacattttgaaaaaaaaaattgtgttgtaattgattttattttgtgcTGGTGGCTTCTCTGCAAAAATTATGAGTGGATGTGATAAGTGGATGATAATACTAATGGACAACTAACACAGAGTAGTTtgtattatgtgccaggcacattaactcatttaattccttCCACAGTCCTCACCATTTTATACATAAGGAAACTAGGGGAAGAGAAGTTAAGGAATTTCCTGAGGTCACATGTGCCTGAGGTGTCCCAGCCGGAATAGgtataaaatcttattttcacTTAAAGCTGATACGGCTAAAGGCAATGCTAGGAACATCTTTGGCTCAGAGAAGCGTGGACAGTATGCTGCTGAAATGGTTCCTCATATAGTGACATTTTAGGCAGTACCTAAGTCAGCACAGGTCTGGCCTGTTCTCCAAAGATCTGTGTGGATTTTGTACAAAGACATTTTTCAGAGTTTTCCACATGATTGTTACTTTGGGGGCATCTTGTGGCTCAGTTTTCTGTCTCGTGGAACTTCACTTCTGGGTGCTCACAATGACTGAACATTGACTTCTGAGGTGCAGTGAGCTCCTCCCCCACAGCGGTCCCCAGCAGTGGCGGGTTCAGAGGACGACAAGGCACTAGATGTGCATTCATGAAGAGAAGCAAGGAAGCAGCAGTTCAGTACCGTGCTCCCTAGAGTAGGCACGGCATCAGTTTCAAACTTCAGCATTATTTTCCAGATTTGGAGGCTCAAAATATTTGAGcaagtaagttaaaaaaaattagtctttttCTGATTATTAGGCCTTTCATGTATAACTCAAAATTAGTTTGAGAGTAAAGCATGGGGTGGGTGCGGTGGTTTACGCTTGTaagcccagaactttgggaggccgaggtgggaggatcacttgagatcaggagttctagaccagcctggccaacgtggtgaaaccccactgctactaaaaatacacaaaattagccagatgtggcaggcacctgtaatcccagctacttgggaggctaaggcaggagaatcgctggaacctgggaggcagaggttgcagtgagctgagatcgtaccactgcactgcagcctgggcaacaagagtgaaactacgtctcaaaaaaaaaaaaaaaaaaaaaaaagcgtgagTTAAGAACTTCAATCGTACAGAAATCCTGCTTTTTTAACTCATATAGCAGTATCCCATTCACAATTATCTGGAAAGTTCTTTTCCTCCCACCatgtgaatacacacacacagacacacacacaatttttaagCCCCCAAAGGCTTAAAATAGTACTTTTTGTGGTCTGTACCGCTCAGTTGGATTTTTACTAAGAATTTTAATTTATCCTTGAGATACTTGATGAGCGTATATAAGCAGTTGCAATTTAGCATACAAAACCTGACAAAtggtaaataaaagaatatgtttATCCAAATGATGAAATATTTGTAGTAAAAAGTGCTATTCAATTGCCAGGAAATTAAAATACTCCAGTAAAATGAACTAAATTAGCATGTTAATAGGAatgataatatttaaaagttttagtcGATCTTGCATTTCCACACTTGCATTATCTAAATTAGTTGAACTTTTCAGTCTTTTACTTGATATACTGCATTCTTGAGCATTAGGCTTCTAGGTGATTTGTTAAACTCATAGCAGGTTTTAGTACACAGTGCTGTTTATGACATAAAATTTTATCCTACCTCTGAAATAACTGTACTTTCTGTGATTCAGATAAAGACTTTATAGAAACTCCCTAATGAAAATATTGAAGCATTAACCAGAAAATgaatcaactttttgtttccaAAATGATACAACAGGAAAATCTTTAACTACTTATAATCCCATATAATCATCATCACCACGAAgcattgaaaatctgttttctcttttactaAGTGTCCTCACGGTCACTTATGTATACCCAAAGccagaaagatatttttatcttAGGGAAATTccagaaatggaaacatttttgtgTAATATTGATTCATTTCTGTCTCACCAAAGATGTGTTTTCCACTTAGCAAAGAACATCAGCCCCACGTTATAGGGAACAAGCCAGTCCCAAATCGTACCATCTGCTGAGCACGAGAAAGGATATGGACAAGTCAGCCAGCATTCACAATTAAGAGAAAAACATCCGTGCTTTGGAAAATGTTCTTCAAGGATAGAGAATTGTGCTCTATGTCCA from Nomascus leucogenys isolate Asia chromosome 2, Asia_NLE_v1, whole genome shotgun sequence encodes the following:
- the TNFAIP8 gene encoding tumor necrosis factor alpha-induced protein 8 isoform X3, whose amino-acid sequence is MATDVFNSKNLAVQAQKKILGKMVSKSIATTLIDDTSSEVLDELYRVTREYTQSKKEAEKIIKNLIKTVIKLAILYRNNQFNQDELALMEKFKKKVHQLAMTVVSFHQVDYTFDRNVLSRLLNECREMLHQIIQRHLTAKSHGRVNNVFDHFSDCEFLAALYNPFGNFKPHLQKLCDGINKMLDEENI
- the TNFAIP8 gene encoding tumor necrosis factor alpha-induced protein 8 isoform X1 is translated as MTLPRYCEVVLPIAYGEKMLKLVATDVFNSKNLAVQAQKKILGKMVSKSIATTLIDDTSSEVLDELYRVTREYTQSKKEAEKIIKNLIKTVIKLAILYRNNQFNQDELALMEKFKKKVHQLAMTVVSFHQVDYTFDRNVLSRLLNECREMLHQIIQRHLTAKSHGRVNNVFDHFSDCEFLAALYNPFGNFKPHLQKLCDGINKMLDEENI
- the TNFAIP8 gene encoding tumor necrosis factor alpha-induced protein 8 isoform X2, with amino-acid sequence MHSEAEESKEVATDVFNSKNLAVQAQKKILGKMVSKSIATTLIDDTSSEVLDELYRVTREYTQSKKEAEKIIKNLIKTVIKLAILYRNNQFNQDELALMEKFKKKVHQLAMTVVSFHQVDYTFDRNVLSRLLNECREMLHQIIQRHLTAKSHGRVNNVFDHFSDCEFLAALYNPFGNFKPHLQKLCDGINKMLDEENI
- the TNFAIP8 gene encoding tumor necrosis factor alpha-induced protein 8 isoform X4 — encoded protein: MVSKSIATTLIDDTSSEVLDELYRVTREYTQSKKEAEKIIKNLIKTVIKLAILYRNNQFNQDELALMEKFKKKVHQLAMTVVSFHQVDYTFDRNVLSRLLNECREMLHQIIQRHLTAKSHGRVNNVFDHFSDCEFLAALYNPFGNFKPHLQKLCDGINKMLDEENI